A part of Fusarium graminearum PH-1 chromosome 3, whole genome shotgun sequence genomic DNA contains:
- a CDS encoding peroxisomal biogenesis factor 6 — protein MASSSQLASNPVKRRNRRRRQDKPAIAAKLVLDDHIKSDVGIVSEDIFRDLFPHLANAQLYQGATEDVHHIAIAPWQPNANPIDSPWSIVPIIESSALAPSTVRFSPSSASLQSFAVTLQQVAPSKLSSHSRGGIEILVLDVAPVPLETVFVSLESELTKRLENGEGTFYRDHPASSKEKSAGSTSDDRLVASLRAALSSLKVVHAGDLFPLPLPPHPFTHVPPNPGKIMLCEPVAQGVLTEPRGRLFKAQGLMEQIPADILHPKPSIEDDEEARIYVDVTSLSRIGCFSGDWVRIEAADEPPANGFGAFGLGSFGQAEPEPAKWRPVRVYGLPEGYSQRPMTRIPSAKHGERRLSFFESQIQRPASPTAYASPILLANLDDAPYLRLAPLKKSSYQGKGTIPRFTSAARPPYARDITIHHIRTPISAERAFQTAVLGGLKRYFAQKIRLVRSGDLIAVPVDAELGRTLQEMPGAGGSEVDDVMALTVGGQETGKQPSKFDSVAWFKVGHIQIHKSDEDEDGSAEAFWGSVACIDSSSVAMHGSGFETSRIPGIKQSTWQYYLGLKKTPKKPSETTPAPIQEPELPYVSPLRRQLRELIAAATSARAIHLKMPPVAVLLTSTHRNIGKSILATGACSDMGLHTYTIDAYDILSEGSGSGSDVKTEGFLRTRAERAMSCGSDCCALLVQHVEALTADRIESTIKEILEDTRVMIATTNEVDKVPDGVRALFTHELEMTAPDEAERESILKSIISDRGVSLEPSIDLNSIALKTAALVAGDLVDVVERASIAQQSRLEQLSAKNTHENTIITVRDVQVAGGPLARCLTKSDFEIAVEAARKNFSDSIGAPKIPNVTWDDVGGLNNVKEAVTETIQLPLERPELFAKGMKKRSGILFYGPPGTGKTLLAKAIATEYSLNFFSVKGPELLNMYIGESEANVRRVFQRARDARPCVVFFDELDSVAPKRGNQGDSGGVMDRIVSQLLAELDGMSGGDDGGGGVFVVGATNRPDLLDPALLRPGRFDKMLYLGVSDTNDKQQTILEALTRKFTLHPSVSLASVAEKLPFTYTGADFYALCSDAMLKAVTRQATAVDNKIRAINADPETHHPISTAYYFDHYATPEDIAVMVQEQDFLAANEELIPSVSAGELAHYEHVRATFEGVRGTEKDNKPAPVQRAVSGASTSSKGKGKAVASGPGKGKGKGIALTSDDEIDEEDEVDDMNGQSKGKGKAPMGFQDGTASDDEGLY, from the exons ATGGCATCGTCTTCCCAACTAGCTTCCAACCCAGTCAAGCGACGAAATCGCAGACGCCGTCAAGACAAGCCCGCTATTGCTGCCAaacttgtccttgacgaccATATCAAGAGCGATGTCGGCATAGTGTCCGAAGACATATTCCGCGACCTTTTCCCTCACCTGGCTAACG CTCAACTATACCAAGGCGCCACCGAGGATGTCCACCACATTGCGATCGCTCCATGGCAACCGAACGCGAACCCCATCGACAGCCCGTGGTCGATTGTACCGATTATAGAGTCTTCCGCGCTTGCTCCCTCGACTGTCCGGTTCTCACCGtcttctgcttctctgcAGAGCTTCGCCGTCACCCTGCAGCAAGTTGCGCCATCCAAGCTATCGAGCCATAGCCGTGGTGGAATCGAAATTCTGGTCCTCGATGTTGCGCCCGTACCTCTCGAGACCGTTTTCGTGAGTCTGGAGAGTGAATTGACGAAAAGACTCGAAAATGGGGAGGGGACATTCTACAGAGATCATCCCGCAAGCTCCAAAGAGAAAAGCGCCGGTTCGACGTCTGATGACCGGCTCGTGGCTTCTCTGAGGGCTGCCTTGAGCAGTCTCAAGGTTGTCCACGCTGGTGATTTGTTCCCACTTCCTCTGCCACCACACCCATTCACTCATGTACCCCCCAATCCTGGAAAGATCATGCTGTGTGAGCCTGTTGCTCAAGGTGTCTTGACGGA GCCTCGAGGCCGCCTATTCAAGGCACAAGGCTTAATGGAGCAGATCCCCGCAGACATCTTACACCCAAAGCCATCGAtagaagacgacgaggaagcgCGCATCTACGTTGATGTGACATCCCTAAGTCGCATTGGGTGCTTCTCTGGAGATTGGGTCAGGATCGAAGCCGCCGACGAACCTCCCGCAAACGGATTTGGTGCTTTTGGCCTGGGAAGCTTTGGACAAGCCGAGCCTGAGCCCGCGAAATGGAGACCTGTCCGAGTTTATGGACTCCCTGAGGGCTATTCGCAACGCCCTATGACCAGGATACCAAGTGCTAAGCACGGCGAGCGAAGGTTGTCTTTCTTCGAATCGCAAATCCAACGACCTGCTAGTCCTACTGCCTATGCATCTCCCATCCTccttgccaacctcgacGATGCGCCCTATCTCCGTCTTGCGCCTCTGAAGAAATCGTCATATCAAGGGAAGGGGACAATCCCTAGATTCACTAGCGCAGCCAGACCACCGTATGCTCGGGACATTACTATTCATCACATTCGAACTCCCATTTCTGCAGAGCGGGCTTTTCAAACCGCCGTTCTGGGTGGCCTAAAACGTTACTTTGCGCAGAAAATCCGCCTTGTTCGAAGCGGAGACCTAATTGCTGTCCCAGTAGATGCTGAGCTCGGCCGTACACTGCAGGAGATGCCCGGCGCTGGAGGGTCGGAAGTGGACGACGTGATGGCGCTTACTGTCGGTGGTCAGGAGACTGGAAAGCAGCCTTCCAAGTTTGATAGCGTTGCGTGGTTCAAAGTTGGGCACATCCAAATTCACAAGtctgatgaagacgaggacggAAGTGCCGAAGCTTTCTGGGGATCAGTTGCATGCATTGATAGCTCGTCTGTTGCTATGCATGGTTCGGGCTTTGAAACAAGCCGGATTCCTGGTATCAAGCAAAGCACATGGCAGTATTACCTTGGCCTTAAAAAGACacccaagaagccatcaGAAACAACTCCAGCCCCTATTCAAGAGCCCGAGTTGCCCTATGTGTCACCTCTCAGACGCCAGCTGAGGGAGCTGATCGCAGCTGCTACAAGCGCGAGGGCGATTCATCTGAAGATGCCCCCTGTTGCGGTGTTATTGACCTCCACGCATCGAAATATTGGAAAATCCATTCTGGCAACAGGTGCCTGCTCCGATATGGGTCTGCATACATATACTATAGACGCTTACGATATCCTCAGCGAAGGAAGTGGCAGTGGAAGTGATGTCAAGACAGAGGGTTTCCTCAGGACAAGGGCAGAGCGCGCTATGAGTTGCGGTTCTGACTGCTGTGCTCTGCTGGTTCAACACGTCGAGGCTCTCACTGCCGATAGAATTGAGTCGACTATCAAGGAAATCCTTGAAGACACTCGAGTTATGATTGCCACAACGAACGAGGTCGACAAGGTGCCTGATGGAGTCCGAGCACTGTTTACGCATGAGTTGGAAATGACAGCACCTGACGAAGCAGAGCGTGAATCCATTCTCAAATCCATTATTAGCGACAGGGGTGTCAGTCTTGAGCCGTCTATTGATCTCAACTCGATCGCCCTAAAGACTGCTGCGCTTGTAGCCGGcgacttggttgatgtggTTGAGCGTGCGTCTATCGCTCAGCAATCAAGGCTTGAACAACTATCGGCCAAGAATACGCACGAGAACACCATAATAACGGTACGAGATGTGCAGGTTGCTGGTGGCCCTCTGGCCCGCTGTCTGACCAAGAGTGATTTTGAgattgctgttgaagctgcTCGCAAGAACTTCTCCGACTCCATTGGCGCACCCAAGATCCCCAACGTTACCTGGGACGACGTAGGTGGTCTCAACAACGTCAAGGAGGCTGTTACCGAGACAATTCAACTGCCTCTTGAACGACCTGAGCTCTTTGCAAAGGGCATGAAGAAGCGATCGGGTATTCTCTTTTATGGCCCTCCTGGAACTGGAAAGACATTGCTGGCCAAGGCGATTGCTACAGAATATagtctcaacttcttcagTGTTAAGGGACCCGAGTTGCTCAACATGTACATCGGAGAGTCTGAAGCCAACGTTCGACGTGTGTTCCAGCGTGCTCGCGATGCTAGGCCCTGTGTCGTCTTCTTTGATGAGCTGGATTCCGTGGCTCCTAAGCGTGGCAACCAAGGAGATAGTGGTGGTGTCATGGATCGTATCGTTTCTCAGCTTCTGGCAGAACTAGATGGCATGTCTGGAGGGGACgacggcggcggcggcgtctttgttgttggcgCAACCAACAGACCAGATCTTCTGGATCCTGCCCTTCTACGTCCTGGTCGCTTCGACAAGATGCTTTACTTGGGTGTTTCTGacaccaacgacaagcaGCAAACCATTCTAGAAGCGCTTACCAGAAA ATTCACCCTCCACCCGTCTGTTTCTCTCGCATCCGTGGCAGAGAAGCTCCCGTTCACCTATACTGGTGCCGATTTCTATGCTCTATGCAGTGATGCAATGCTCAAGGCGGTTACACGCCAGGCCACAGCAGTAGACAACAAGATCCGCGCCATCAACGCCGACCCAGAAACCCATCACCCTATCTCAACAGCCTATTACTTTGACCATTATGCCACACCAGAGGATATCGCCGTCATGGTCCAGGAACAAGACTTCCTTGCTGCTAATGAAGAGCTCATTCCCAGTGTCAGTGCTGGCGAATTGGCTCATTATGAGCATGTCAGGGCTACTTTTGAGGGAGTTCGAGGGACAGAGAAGGATAACAAGCCTGCCCCGGTTCAACGGGCTGTGTCAGGGGCATCGACATCgtccaagggcaagggtaaAGCAGTCGCATCGGGACCCGGCAAGGGCAAAGGCAAGGGGATTGCCTTGACCAGTGACGACGAAatcgatgaggaggatgaggtaGATGATATGAACGGACagtccaagggcaagggaaAGGCACCCATGGGATTCCAGGATGGAACAgccagcgatgatgaagggcTGTATTAA